The DNA sequence GAAATGCCGGATCAGCTTCAGCATTTCACGGAAAAGATTTACGGAGCTTTGAATGAAAATTTAGTGACTGGAGCCTTCGGTACCGGAGATAGTTTTTATCCATATTTCTGCGGAGCGGTAGATCGACTGAAAGATATTTTCTTTGAAAAAACAGACCTCGCTGTAACGATGAAGGTTGAGCTTCTGCCACAGCCGGATGACCACGTAAAGTGCAGCAAGTTTGCAGAATTGATTAAAAACAGAATGATAAACAATAAGCAGAAGCAGGGGACGGCGCTAAACTAGTGCTCTCCTCTGTTTTATTAAAGCTGTTTTTAAGTCCCATGTTGATAAAAGTAGAAAACTCCTCTTCAGCTCTGTCGTGGAGGAGATCTCAGGGCGAGTCTGCGCTCCGATGAAAACGAAAGCCTCCGTATACCGCTTATATAATTCATTTTCAAGGCAGCCTTTAATTTTAGACACTCTAGGATATTTTTTAAGGAATGTGAAAATAAAAGTGAAATACCTTCTTAAATTCCTGTTGGTGCACGTTTATATTAGACTGGACAAATCTGTAACAAGTTGTCAGAATATTAATTGATAAAACATATTCTGGAGGGATTATGATGGTTCAGGAGTTTAAAGCGTTTGTAACGGAGGGAAATGGCGAAGGAGAAG is a window from the Alkalicoccus halolimnae genome containing:
- a CDS encoding flavodoxin domain-containing protein; this translates as MILLVYHSITGNTKTLAEWIEIELRTAGLAVEKYALEDVPPQRLQEADSLILGTYTWGNGEMPDQLQHFTEKIYGALNENLVTGAFGTGDSFYPYFCGAVDRLKDIFFEKTDLAVTMKVELLPQPDDHVKCSKFAELIKNRMINNKQKQGTALN